One Candidatus Margulisiibacteriota bacterium genomic window carries:
- a CDS encoding arginine--tRNA ligase, which yields MLRSVIESQIRGAFGLLGVNEPVLYKVEVPPRRELGDYATNAAIVNAKALKKPPLQIAKELVAEMEKLDQGGHFVKIEIAPPGFINFFLSDRTIEQRLKEVIPLDQAWGRSALYADRSVLLEYVSANPTGPLHVGHGRWAVFGDCLARLFEAVGYRVEKEFYVNNVGNQVEKLYASVLAARSGQPTPENGYGGAYVKEIKGETIGEMLACNLEEQKQVLSSVGVVFDRFFFENELHDQNLVMGAVDQLKNKHQTFEEGGAIWFKSQEHGDDKNRVLVREDGKPTYFAADIAYHLNKFNRGYDLMIDIWGTDHHGYVQRLKAALKAIGLPAEKLEIIIGQLVALYRGDEQVRMSKRTGEMVALKEVVEEIGADATRFFFAATDVNSHLDFDLELAKKRSSDNPVFYLQYGHARICGILRKGEGSSDQGIKELKISELSTPAERNLIMKLIRFPEVVYDAAQLRHPHRICEYGKELAALFHSFYEQCKVLGNPSREYLVGATRITLRNVLNLLGITAPESM from the coding sequence ATGCTTCGTTCGGTAATAGAATCACAGATCAGGGGGGCCTTTGGCCTCCTTGGTGTTAATGAGCCGGTCTTGTACAAGGTCGAGGTCCCGCCTCGACGGGAGCTTGGTGATTATGCCACGAATGCGGCGATCGTCAACGCCAAGGCATTAAAAAAGCCACCGTTGCAAATTGCCAAAGAACTTGTGGCTGAGATGGAAAAACTTGACCAGGGCGGTCATTTTGTCAAAATTGAGATCGCCCCGCCCGGGTTTATTAATTTTTTTCTATCCGACCGGACAATAGAGCAGCGACTAAAAGAGGTCATTCCGCTTGATCAGGCCTGGGGAAGATCCGCGCTTTATGCTGATCGTTCCGTCCTTCTGGAATATGTTTCCGCCAACCCAACCGGACCGCTCCATGTTGGTCATGGCCGCTGGGCGGTCTTTGGCGACTGTTTGGCGCGGCTTTTTGAAGCAGTCGGCTATCGGGTGGAAAAAGAATTTTACGTCAATAATGTCGGCAATCAGGTGGAAAAACTCTACGCTTCGGTTCTCGCCGCCAGGAGCGGCCAACCGACACCGGAAAACGGCTACGGCGGAGCTTATGTTAAAGAGATCAAAGGGGAAACAATCGGTGAAATGCTTGCCTGCAACCTGGAAGAACAGAAACAGGTTTTGTCTTCCGTTGGCGTAGTTTTTGACCGTTTTTTCTTCGAGAACGAACTGCACGATCAGAATCTGGTTATGGGAGCGGTTGACCAGTTAAAGAATAAACACCAGACCTTTGAAGAAGGGGGGGCGATCTGGTTCAAGTCCCAGGAACACGGCGACGATAAAAACCGGGTCCTGGTCAGGGAAGACGGGAAGCCGACCTATTTTGCCGCCGATATCGCGTATCATCTGAATAAATTTAACCGCGGGTATGACTTGATGATCGATATTTGGGGAACCGACCATCACGGTTATGTCCAGCGCTTGAAAGCGGCCCTCAAGGCGATCGGGCTCCCCGCCGAAAAATTGGAAATTATAATCGGCCAGCTGGTCGCCCTCTACCGCGGCGACGAACAGGTCAGAATGAGCAAGCGGACCGGCGAGATGGTGGCGCTGAAAGAGGTGGTCGAAGAGATCGGGGCGGACGCGACCCGCTTTTTCTTTGCCGCGACCGACGTGAATTCGCATCTTGATTTTGACCTGGAGCTGGCAAAAAAACGCTCAAGCGATAACCCGGTTTTCTATTTGCAATACGGGCATGCCAGGATTTGCGGAATATTAAGAAAGGGAGAGGGATCAAGTGATCAAGGGATCAAAGAGTTAAAGATCAGTGAGTTAAGTACGCCGGCGGAACGGAATCTGATCATGAAGCTGATCCGGTTTCCTGAAGTTGTTTATGACGCCGCCCAGCTTCGCCATCCTCATCGGATCTGTGAATACGGCAAAGAGTTGGCGGCCCTTTTTCATTCTTTTTACGAACAATGCAAAGTTTTGGGAAATCCCTCGCGTGAGTACCTGGTGGGGGCAACTCGAATTACTCTACGCAATGTGTTAAACTTATTGGGAATAACGGCTCCGGAATCTATGTAG
- a CDS encoding YtxH domain-containing protein produces the protein MGIKRLFKVFAVGGLLGAIGGLIFAPGKGEETRAKLKESLEKGKEKFDEIKKNLNENKS, from the coding sequence ATGGGAATTAAAAGGTTGTTCAAGGTGTTTGCTGTTGGCGGCTTATTGGGTGCGATCGGTGGCCTGATCTTTGCTCCTGGTAAAGGTGAGGAAACCAGGGCCAAGCTGAAAGAGTCGCTGGAAAAAGGGAAAGAAAAGTTTGACGAGATAAAGAAGAATTTAAACGAAAATAAATCATAA
- a CDS encoding YtxH domain-containing protein, whose translation MPEQEDNTLLVGLLAGGLIGGVLGLMISPSISEKTRGTIKKKIHEFNLGEVLDRFAEAFCVGLEEAEKIEEELEGG comes from the coding sequence ATGCCCGAACAAGAAGATAATACGCTGCTGGTCGGTTTGTTGGCCGGCGGTTTGATCGGCGGGGTGCTGGGGTTGATGATCTCTCCCTCGATCAGCGAAAAAACCAGGGGGACGATCAAAAAAAAGATCCATGAGTTTAATCTGGGAGAAGTTCTTGACCGGTTCGCCGAAGCTTTTTGCGTTGGTTTGGAAGAGGCGGAAAAGATCGAAGAAGAGCTTGAAGGAGGATAA
- the pheA gene encoding prephenate dehydratase, with product MKVGYLGPEGTNSEEAGFLYVKKLKQKADIIPYSTFFDLITAVNKKMIDEAVLPIENSIEGTIGIVTDMLVKDVDLKIKQEFVLPIYHYLIAQKGIRLKEVTDVISNPPVLDQSRDFLKKNLPHAKLHLAYSSADAVRQVAISLGEKIIAHGKVKGHVFAAIGTKASAKLYNLNIIASQINAKDNQTRFVVLAGSDHPRTGKDKTSIVFSIAKDRPGGLHDVLAEIADKDINLTKIESRPSKKSLGDYYFFADMQGHRTDLDVQVVLKNLRRKTSFFKLLGSYPAYRQAGLKGR from the coding sequence ATGAAAGTAGGGTACCTCGGTCCTGAAGGGACCAATAGCGAAGAGGCCGGGTTTTTATACGTCAAAAAACTTAAGCAAAAAGCCGATATCATTCCTTACTCTACATTTTTTGATCTGATAACCGCCGTTAATAAAAAAATGATCGATGAAGCGGTCCTGCCGATCGAGAACTCGATAGAAGGGACGATCGGGATCGTGACCGATATGCTGGTCAAAGATGTCGATCTGAAGATCAAGCAGGAATTTGTCCTGCCTATCTACCATTACCTGATCGCCCAAAAAGGGATACGGCTCAAAGAAGTGACCGATGTTATCTCCAACCCGCCCGTGCTGGACCAATCCCGGGATTTTCTGAAGAAAAACCTTCCACACGCTAAACTGCATCTCGCCTATAGTTCAGCTGACGCGGTCCGTCAGGTGGCGATCTCTTTAGGCGAAAAGATCATTGCCCACGGCAAGGTCAAAGGGCACGTTTTTGCCGCGATCGGGACCAAGGCCTCGGCCAAACTTTACAATTTGAATATTATCGCCTCACAGATCAACGCGAAAGACAACCAGACCCGTTTTGTGGTCCTGGCTGGATCAGATCACCCCCGGACCGGCAAAGACAAGACCTCGATCGTGTTTTCAATCGCCAAGGACCGGCCGGGCGGTTTGCATGATGTCCTGGCGGAGATCGCGGATAAAGACATCAATCTTACCAAAATCGAATCCCGTCCTTCAAAGAAATCGTTGGGAGATTATTACTTTTTTGCCGATATGCAGGGACACCGGACAGATCTTGATGTTCAGGTCGTTTTGAAAAATTTAAGAAGAAAAACTTCGTTCTTTAAGTTGCTTGGTTCGTACCCCGCCTATCGGCAGGCAGGCCTTAAAGGGAGATAA
- a CDS encoding dCMP deaminase family protein: protein MRPGWDDYFMKIAHDVSERATCVKRSVGAIIVKEKRILATGYNGTPRGFKHCTNETCIRKQMDIPSGQRHELCRGLHAEQNAIIQAAWHGVKIEGGTLYCTFQPCVICVKMIINAGLVKLVYEGGYPDALASEMLKESKLEVVRHESRVPRS, encoded by the coding sequence ATGAGGCCAGGCTGGGACGATTATTTCATGAAGATCGCTCATGATGTCAGTGAGCGGGCAACCTGTGTTAAACGGAGCGTCGGCGCGATCATTGTAAAAGAGAAGCGGATCTTAGCTACCGGTTATAATGGCACTCCTCGCGGTTTTAAGCATTGCACCAACGAAACCTGCATCCGCAAACAGATGGACATTCCTTCCGGCCAGCGGCATGAACTTTGCCGAGGCCTGCATGCCGAACAAAACGCTATCATCCAGGCCGCCTGGCACGGCGTGAAAATTGAAGGCGGGACCCTCTATTGTACCTTTCAGCCCTGTGTCATCTGTGTTAAAATGATCATTAATGCCGGGCTGGTCAAGCTGGTTTATGAAGGCGGTTATCCCGACGCCCTGGCGAGCGAAATGCTGAAAGAATCAAAGCTGGAGGTTGTAAGACATGAAAGTAGGGTACCTCGGTCCTGA